A stretch of Triticum aestivum cultivar Chinese Spring chromosome 1D, IWGSC CS RefSeq v2.1, whole genome shotgun sequence DNA encodes these proteins:
- the LOC123181049 gene encoding protein argonaute 1A isoform X4, translating into MNGSLQSWYRYKSYQCSGSTQLQDISCKPFINPLPVINLVALLLNRDISDDPFDFCERLKVSKDLCDVEVNFTLEKNADKKYRITGLTSQGSSQLPCPCDDSGTGKTVVEYFKETYRRTIWSRVPCLKVRDQEKPTTYLPMEVCEISDAKQISYLLSVACQHPMDHEKTILQTVNPYNEDPHAKEFGITFENKLTIVKGRVLPPPVLKFNDQGKVKEFLPKVGKWNMRLKQMVKGGEVNTWACINFASDITHAAAVAFCDELAVMCVISGMNFKGDPVLPLVNAKPNHVRPFLKKHYQRFMEILRPLHKELDLLIVILPDKNGTLYGDIKRICETDLGLVSQCCLAKHVLKMKPQYLTNIALKINMKVGGRNTVLLDAVVGNLPRVSNTPTIIFGADVSHPHHGEGRSSPSIAAVVASQDWPEVTNYAGLVRPQARHEEIIQGLFNENDCGSGCISGGMIKEHLISFMRSTGHIPRRIIFYRDVVSKGRLNMVLEHELSAIKKACASLDPIYNPQVTIIMVQKQHHTRLFAGNYGVGSTIFQSGNVLPGTVVDKEICHPTDFDFYLCSHAGTKGVSRPVRYHVLWDENNFTANALQILTNHLCYTDARCTSSVSIVPPVHYAHLLASRARLYIGYKGKLPDIKDNVKKRGMFFC; encoded by the exons ATGAATGGTAGTTTACAGTCATGGTACCGGTACAAGAGCTATCAATGCAGTGGGAGCACACAACTTCAAG ATATATCCTGTAAACCATTCATCAATCCTCTACCTGTGATCAATTTAGTTGCACTGCTTCTGAACAGGGACATATCAGATGACCCCTTTGACTTTTGTGAACGGTTGAAG GTAAGTAAAGATCTGTGTGATGTAGAAGTTAATTTCACACTTGAAAAAAATGCAGACAAGAAATATCGTATAACTGGCCTTACGTCACAAGGGTCAAGCCAGCTACC TTGCCCATGTGATGATAGTGGTACTGGGAAGACAGTAGTAGAGTACTTCAAGGAAACATATCGACGTACTATTTGGTCTCGTGTACCATGTTTGAAAGTTCGTGATCAAGAGAAGCCAACAACTTACCTACCAATGGAG GTCTGTGAGATTTCTGACGCAAAACAGATATCATATCTTCTTAGTGTCGCTTGCCAGCACCCTATGGACCATGAGAAGACCATTTTACAG ACAGTGAACCCATACAATGAGGACCCGCATGCAAAGGAATTTGGCATAACTTTTGAGAACAAACTCACAATAGTCAAGGGTCGTGTGCTACCTCCTCCTGTG CTCAAATTTAATGACCAAGGCAAAGTGAAGGAATTCTTGCCAAAAGTTGGCAAGTGGAATATGCGGCTTAAG CAAATGGTCAAGGGAGGAGAAGTTAACACCTGGGCATGCATTAACTTCGCTTCAGATATCACGCATGCTGCTGCTGTGGCTTTCTGTGATGAGTTGGCTGTGATGTGCGTAATCTCTGGAATG AACTTTAAGGGTGACCCTGTGCTCCCTCTAGTGAATGCTAAACCTAATCATGTACGACCGTTTCTCAAGAAACATTACCAACGTTTCATGGAAATACTCAGACCACTGCACAAAGAACTTGACCTGCTGATTGTAATACTGCCCGACAAGAATGGCACTCTTTATG GTGATATCAAAAGAATATGTGAGACAGATCTTGGGCTAGTCTCTCAATGTTGTCTTGCAAAGCATGTTTTAAAGATGAAACCACAATATCTTACAAATATTGCCCTTAAAATCAACATGAAG GTGGGGGGAAGAAATACTGTACTTCTTGATGCTGTGGTAGGGAATCTCCCACGTGTTAGTAACACACCAACTATTATATTTGGTGCCGATGTTAGTCATCCTCATCATGGAGAAGGACGCTCTAGTCCTTCTATTGCAGCT GTTGTAGCTTCTCAAGACTGGCCCGAGGTTACCAACTATGCTGGATTAGTCCGGCCGCAAGCCCGTCATGAAGAGATTATACAAGGTCTATTTAACGAAAATGATTGTGGAAGTGGATGTATATCTGGTGGAATGATCAA AGAACACCTCATTTCTTTCATGAGGTCGACTGGACATATACCCCGGAGGATCATATTTTACAG GGATGTTGTCAGCAAAGGACGGCTCAATATGGTTCTTGAGCATGAACTTTCTGCCATTAAAAAG GCATGTGCGTCGCTGGATCCTATTTATAATCCACAAGTTACCATTATTATGGTTCAGAAACAGCACCACACACGTTTGTTCGCTGGTAACTATGGTGTTGGGAGCACAATTTTTCAAAGTGGAAATGTATTGCCAG GTACTGTGGTTGATAAAGAAATATGCCATCCCACTGACTTTGATTTTTACTTGTGTAGCCATGCTGGCACTAAG GGAGTCAGCCGGCCTGTTCGTTATCATGTTCTCTGGGACGAGAACAACTTTACGGCCAACGCTTTGCAAATTCTCACTAACCATCTATGCTATAC GGACGCGAGGTGCACCTCTTCTGTTTCAATTG TGCCTCCTGTTCACTATGCCCATCTTTTGGCATCGCGGGCTCGGCTCTATATTGGGTACAAGGGAAAGCTACCTGATATCAAGGACAATGTGAAAAAACGTGGCATGTTCTTCTGCTAA
- the LOC123181049 gene encoding protein argonaute 1A isoform X3, protein MYVRSCHLYCSTGHPCSCKRMNGSLQSWYRYKSYQCSGSTQLQDISCKPFINPLPVINLVALLLNRDISDDPFDFCERLKVSKDLCDVEVNFTLEKNADKKYRITGLTSQGSSQLPCPCDDSGTGKTVVEYFKETYRRTIWSRVPCLKVRDQEKPTTYLPMEVCEISDAKQISYLLSVACQHPMDHEKTILQTVNPYNEDPHAKEFGITFENKLTIVKGRVLPPPVLKFNDQGKVKEFLPKVGKWNMRLKQMVKGGEVNTWACINFASDITHAAAVAFCDELAVMCVISGMNFKGDPVLPLVNAKPNHVRPFLKKHYQRFMEILRPLHKELDLLIVILPDKNGTLYGDIKRICETDLGLVSQCCLAKHVLKMKPQYLTNIALKINMKVGGRNTVLLDAVVGNLPRVSNTPTIIFGADVSHPHHGEGRSSPSIAAVVASQDWPEVTNYAGLVRPQARHEEIIQGLFNENDCGSGCISGGMIKEHLISFMRSTGHIPRRIIFYRDVVSKGRLNMVLEHELSAIKKACASLDPIYNPQVTIIMVQKQHHTRLFAGNYGVGSTIFQSGNVLPGTVVDKEICHPTDFDFYLCSHAGTKGVSRPVRYHVLWDENNFTANALQILTNHLCYTDARCTSSVSIVPPVHYAHLLASRARLYIGYKGKLPDIKDNVKKRGMFFC, encoded by the exons ATGTAtgtgagatcatgccatttgtactGTAGTACTGGGCATCCATGCAGCTGCAAGAGAATGAATGGTAGTTTACAGTCATGGTACCGGTACAAGAGCTATCAATGCAGTGGGAGCACACAACTTCAAG ATATATCCTGTAAACCATTCATCAATCCTCTACCTGTGATCAATTTAGTTGCACTGCTTCTGAACAGGGACATATCAGATGACCCCTTTGACTTTTGTGAACGGTTGAAG GTAAGTAAAGATCTGTGTGATGTAGAAGTTAATTTCACACTTGAAAAAAATGCAGACAAGAAATATCGTATAACTGGCCTTACGTCACAAGGGTCAAGCCAGCTACC TTGCCCATGTGATGATAGTGGTACTGGGAAGACAGTAGTAGAGTACTTCAAGGAAACATATCGACGTACTATTTGGTCTCGTGTACCATGTTTGAAAGTTCGTGATCAAGAGAAGCCAACAACTTACCTACCAATGGAG GTCTGTGAGATTTCTGACGCAAAACAGATATCATATCTTCTTAGTGTCGCTTGCCAGCACCCTATGGACCATGAGAAGACCATTTTACAG ACAGTGAACCCATACAATGAGGACCCGCATGCAAAGGAATTTGGCATAACTTTTGAGAACAAACTCACAATAGTCAAGGGTCGTGTGCTACCTCCTCCTGTG CTCAAATTTAATGACCAAGGCAAAGTGAAGGAATTCTTGCCAAAAGTTGGCAAGTGGAATATGCGGCTTAAG CAAATGGTCAAGGGAGGAGAAGTTAACACCTGGGCATGCATTAACTTCGCTTCAGATATCACGCATGCTGCTGCTGTGGCTTTCTGTGATGAGTTGGCTGTGATGTGCGTAATCTCTGGAATG AACTTTAAGGGTGACCCTGTGCTCCCTCTAGTGAATGCTAAACCTAATCATGTACGACCGTTTCTCAAGAAACATTACCAACGTTTCATGGAAATACTCAGACCACTGCACAAAGAACTTGACCTGCTGATTGTAATACTGCCCGACAAGAATGGCACTCTTTATG GTGATATCAAAAGAATATGTGAGACAGATCTTGGGCTAGTCTCTCAATGTTGTCTTGCAAAGCATGTTTTAAAGATGAAACCACAATATCTTACAAATATTGCCCTTAAAATCAACATGAAG GTGGGGGGAAGAAATACTGTACTTCTTGATGCTGTGGTAGGGAATCTCCCACGTGTTAGTAACACACCAACTATTATATTTGGTGCCGATGTTAGTCATCCTCATCATGGAGAAGGACGCTCTAGTCCTTCTATTGCAGCT GTTGTAGCTTCTCAAGACTGGCCCGAGGTTACCAACTATGCTGGATTAGTCCGGCCGCAAGCCCGTCATGAAGAGATTATACAAGGTCTATTTAACGAAAATGATTGTGGAAGTGGATGTATATCTGGTGGAATGATCAA AGAACACCTCATTTCTTTCATGAGGTCGACTGGACATATACCCCGGAGGATCATATTTTACAG GGATGTTGTCAGCAAAGGACGGCTCAATATGGTTCTTGAGCATGAACTTTCTGCCATTAAAAAG GCATGTGCGTCGCTGGATCCTATTTATAATCCACAAGTTACCATTATTATGGTTCAGAAACAGCACCACACACGTTTGTTCGCTGGTAACTATGGTGTTGGGAGCACAATTTTTCAAAGTGGAAATGTATTGCCAG GTACTGTGGTTGATAAAGAAATATGCCATCCCACTGACTTTGATTTTTACTTGTGTAGCCATGCTGGCACTAAG GGAGTCAGCCGGCCTGTTCGTTATCATGTTCTCTGGGACGAGAACAACTTTACGGCCAACGCTTTGCAAATTCTCACTAACCATCTATGCTATAC GGACGCGAGGTGCACCTCTTCTGTTTCAATTG TGCCTCCTGTTCACTATGCCCATCTTTTGGCATCGCGGGCTCGGCTCTATATTGGGTACAAGGGAAAGCTACCTGATATCAAGGACAATGTGAAAAAACGTGGCATGTTCTTCTGCTAA
- the LOC123181049 gene encoding protein argonaute 1B isoform X2, which translates to MVRKNKNRHSSGGRGGRIGSGPSSTVSCSIPELQKFVPGESLKRPGFVSAGESYIVKANHFKLTYNETLCRYHVLIDPKPTSAGDVMIQLAKLYGQSRLGGRLRAYDGKKSLYTSRPFPFTCEAFKVTLPDQENILCGLPRGKRHFRVQITLDKVLFGRIDSEEFYQAFNTILRELFLGRYCLVGRSFYKSQPGEGLKNCCGFYQRIQNTQMGISLNIDISCKPFINPLPVINLVALLLNRDISDDPFDFCERLKVSKDLCDVEVNFTLEKNADKKYRITGLTSQGSSQLPCPCDDSGTGKTVVEYFKETYRRTIWSRVPCLKVRDQEKPTTYLPMEVCEISDAKQISYLLSVACQHPMDHEKTILQTVNPYNEDPHAKEFGITFENKLTIVKGRVLPPPVLKFNDQGKVKEFLPKVGKWNMRLKQMVKGGEVNTWACINFASDITHAAAVAFCDELAVMCVISGMNFKGDPVLPLVNAKPNHVRPFLKKHYQRFMEILRPLHKELDLLIVILPDKNGTLYGDIKRICETDLGLVSQCCLAKHVLKMKPQYLTNIALKINMKVGGRNTVLLDAVVGNLPRVSNTPTIIFGADVSHPHHGEGRSSPSIAAVVASQDWPEVTNYAGLVRPQARHEEIIQGLFNENDCGSGCISGGMIKEHLISFMRSTGHIPRRIIFYRDVVSKGRLNMVLEHELSAIKKKQHHTRLFAGNYGVGSTIFQSGNVLPGTVVDKEICHPTDFDFYLCSHAGTKGVSRPVRYHVLWDENNFTANALQILTNHLCYTDARCTSSVSIVPPVHYAHLLASRARLYIGYKGKLPDIKDNVKKRGMFFC; encoded by the exons ATGGTGAGAAAGAATAAAAACCGTCACTCAAGTGGTGGTCGCGGAGGCAGGATAGGTTCTGGGCCATCAAGTACAGTCTCATGCTCGATTCCTGAACTCCAAAAATTTGTTCCCGGcgaaagcttaaagcgccctggatTCGTTTCTGCTGGTGAAAGCTATATTGTGAAGGCAAACCATTTTAAACTAACTTATAATGAAACTCTTTGCCGATATCAT GTATTAATAGATCCTAAGCCTACTTCAGCTGGTGATGTCATGATACAACTTGCAAAGCTGTATGGGCAATCACGTTTGGGTGGTCGTCTTCGTGCATATGATGGAAAGAAAAGCTTATATACATCTCGTCCATTTCCATTTACTTGTGAGGCTTTTAAAGTAACACTACCTGACCAGGAAAATATTCTTTGTGGCCTCCCAAG GGGTAAGAGACATTTTAGGGTCCAGATAACATTGGATAAAGTTTTGTTCGGACGAATTGATAGTGAAGAATTCTATCAAGCATTTAATACTATTCTACGTGAATTGTTCCTTGGAAG GTATTGCCTAGTTGGCCGGTCATTTTATAAATCTCAACCTGGCGAGGGCTTGAAAAACTGCTGTGGTTTTTATCAGAGAATACAAAACACACAGATGGGAATTTCATTAAATATCG ATATATCCTGTAAACCATTCATCAATCCTCTACCTGTGATCAATTTAGTTGCACTGCTTCTGAACAGGGACATATCAGATGACCCCTTTGACTTTTGTGAACGGTTGAAG GTAAGTAAAGATCTGTGTGATGTAGAAGTTAATTTCACACTTGAAAAAAATGCAGACAAGAAATATCGTATAACTGGCCTTACGTCACAAGGGTCAAGCCAGCTACC TTGCCCATGTGATGATAGTGGTACTGGGAAGACAGTAGTAGAGTACTTCAAGGAAACATATCGACGTACTATTTGGTCTCGTGTACCATGTTTGAAAGTTCGTGATCAAGAGAAGCCAACAACTTACCTACCAATGGAG GTCTGTGAGATTTCTGACGCAAAACAGATATCATATCTTCTTAGTGTCGCTTGCCAGCACCCTATGGACCATGAGAAGACCATTTTACAG ACAGTGAACCCATACAATGAGGACCCGCATGCAAAGGAATTTGGCATAACTTTTGAGAACAAACTCACAATAGTCAAGGGTCGTGTGCTACCTCCTCCTGTG CTCAAATTTAATGACCAAGGCAAAGTGAAGGAATTCTTGCCAAAAGTTGGCAAGTGGAATATGCGGCTTAAG CAAATGGTCAAGGGAGGAGAAGTTAACACCTGGGCATGCATTAACTTCGCTTCAGATATCACGCATGCTGCTGCTGTGGCTTTCTGTGATGAGTTGGCTGTGATGTGCGTAATCTCTGGAATG AACTTTAAGGGTGACCCTGTGCTCCCTCTAGTGAATGCTAAACCTAATCATGTACGACCGTTTCTCAAGAAACATTACCAACGTTTCATGGAAATACTCAGACCACTGCACAAAGAACTTGACCTGCTGATTGTAATACTGCCCGACAAGAATGGCACTCTTTATG GTGATATCAAAAGAATATGTGAGACAGATCTTGGGCTAGTCTCTCAATGTTGTCTTGCAAAGCATGTTTTAAAGATGAAACCACAATATCTTACAAATATTGCCCTTAAAATCAACATGAAG GTGGGGGGAAGAAATACTGTACTTCTTGATGCTGTGGTAGGGAATCTCCCACGTGTTAGTAACACACCAACTATTATATTTGGTGCCGATGTTAGTCATCCTCATCATGGAGAAGGACGCTCTAGTCCTTCTATTGCAGCT GTTGTAGCTTCTCAAGACTGGCCCGAGGTTACCAACTATGCTGGATTAGTCCGGCCGCAAGCCCGTCATGAAGAGATTATACAAGGTCTATTTAACGAAAATGATTGTGGAAGTGGATGTATATCTGGTGGAATGATCAA AGAACACCTCATTTCTTTCATGAGGTCGACTGGACATATACCCCGGAGGATCATATTTTACAG GGATGTTGTCAGCAAAGGACGGCTCAATATGGTTCTTGAGCATGAACTTTCTGCCATTAAAAAG AAACAGCACCACACACGTTTGTTCGCTGGTAACTATGGTGTTGGGAGCACAATTTTTCAAAGTGGAAATGTATTGCCAG GTACTGTGGTTGATAAAGAAATATGCCATCCCACTGACTTTGATTTTTACTTGTGTAGCCATGCTGGCACTAAG GGAGTCAGCCGGCCTGTTCGTTATCATGTTCTCTGGGACGAGAACAACTTTACGGCCAACGCTTTGCAAATTCTCACTAACCATCTATGCTATAC GGACGCGAGGTGCACCTCTTCTGTTTCAATTG TGCCTCCTGTTCACTATGCCCATCTTTTGGCATCGCGGGCTCGGCTCTATATTGGGTACAAGGGAAAGCTACCTGATATCAAGGACAATGTGAAAAAACGTGGCATGTTCTTCTGCTAA
- the LOC123181049 gene encoding protein argonaute 1B isoform X1, whose translation MVRKNKNRHSSGGRGGRIGSGPSSTVSCSIPELQKFVPGESLKRPGFVSAGESYIVKANHFKLTYNETLCRYHVLIDPKPTSAGDVMIQLAKLYGQSRLGGRLRAYDGKKSLYTSRPFPFTCEAFKVTLPDQENILCGLPRGKRHFRVQITLDKVLFGRIDSEEFYQAFNTILRELFLGRYCLVGRSFYKSQPGEGLKNCCGFYQRIQNTQMGISLNIDISCKPFINPLPVINLVALLLNRDISDDPFDFCERLKVSKDLCDVEVNFTLEKNADKKYRITGLTSQGSSQLPCPCDDSGTGKTVVEYFKETYRRTIWSRVPCLKVRDQEKPTTYLPMEVCEISDAKQISYLLSVACQHPMDHEKTILQTVNPYNEDPHAKEFGITFENKLTIVKGRVLPPPVLKFNDQGKVKEFLPKVGKWNMRLKQMVKGGEVNTWACINFASDITHAAAVAFCDELAVMCVISGMNFKGDPVLPLVNAKPNHVRPFLKKHYQRFMEILRPLHKELDLLIVILPDKNGTLYGDIKRICETDLGLVSQCCLAKHVLKMKPQYLTNIALKINMKVGGRNTVLLDAVVGNLPRVSNTPTIIFGADVSHPHHGEGRSSPSIAAVVASQDWPEVTNYAGLVRPQARHEEIIQGLFNENDCGSGCISGGMIKEHLISFMRSTGHIPRRIIFYRDVVSKGRLNMVLEHELSAIKKACASLDPIYNPQVTIIMVQKQHHTRLFAGNYGVGSTIFQSGNVLPGTVVDKEICHPTDFDFYLCSHAGTKGVSRPVRYHVLWDENNFTANALQILTNHLCYTDARCTSSVSIVPPVHYAHLLASRARLYIGYKGKLPDIKDNVKKRGMFFC comes from the exons ATGGTGAGAAAGAATAAAAACCGTCACTCAAGTGGTGGTCGCGGAGGCAGGATAGGTTCTGGGCCATCAAGTACAGTCTCATGCTCGATTCCTGAACTCCAAAAATTTGTTCCCGGcgaaagcttaaagcgccctggatTCGTTTCTGCTGGTGAAAGCTATATTGTGAAGGCAAACCATTTTAAACTAACTTATAATGAAACTCTTTGCCGATATCAT GTATTAATAGATCCTAAGCCTACTTCAGCTGGTGATGTCATGATACAACTTGCAAAGCTGTATGGGCAATCACGTTTGGGTGGTCGTCTTCGTGCATATGATGGAAAGAAAAGCTTATATACATCTCGTCCATTTCCATTTACTTGTGAGGCTTTTAAAGTAACACTACCTGACCAGGAAAATATTCTTTGTGGCCTCCCAAG GGGTAAGAGACATTTTAGGGTCCAGATAACATTGGATAAAGTTTTGTTCGGACGAATTGATAGTGAAGAATTCTATCAAGCATTTAATACTATTCTACGTGAATTGTTCCTTGGAAG GTATTGCCTAGTTGGCCGGTCATTTTATAAATCTCAACCTGGCGAGGGCTTGAAAAACTGCTGTGGTTTTTATCAGAGAATACAAAACACACAGATGGGAATTTCATTAAATATCG ATATATCCTGTAAACCATTCATCAATCCTCTACCTGTGATCAATTTAGTTGCACTGCTTCTGAACAGGGACATATCAGATGACCCCTTTGACTTTTGTGAACGGTTGAAG GTAAGTAAAGATCTGTGTGATGTAGAAGTTAATTTCACACTTGAAAAAAATGCAGACAAGAAATATCGTATAACTGGCCTTACGTCACAAGGGTCAAGCCAGCTACC TTGCCCATGTGATGATAGTGGTACTGGGAAGACAGTAGTAGAGTACTTCAAGGAAACATATCGACGTACTATTTGGTCTCGTGTACCATGTTTGAAAGTTCGTGATCAAGAGAAGCCAACAACTTACCTACCAATGGAG GTCTGTGAGATTTCTGACGCAAAACAGATATCATATCTTCTTAGTGTCGCTTGCCAGCACCCTATGGACCATGAGAAGACCATTTTACAG ACAGTGAACCCATACAATGAGGACCCGCATGCAAAGGAATTTGGCATAACTTTTGAGAACAAACTCACAATAGTCAAGGGTCGTGTGCTACCTCCTCCTGTG CTCAAATTTAATGACCAAGGCAAAGTGAAGGAATTCTTGCCAAAAGTTGGCAAGTGGAATATGCGGCTTAAG CAAATGGTCAAGGGAGGAGAAGTTAACACCTGGGCATGCATTAACTTCGCTTCAGATATCACGCATGCTGCTGCTGTGGCTTTCTGTGATGAGTTGGCTGTGATGTGCGTAATCTCTGGAATG AACTTTAAGGGTGACCCTGTGCTCCCTCTAGTGAATGCTAAACCTAATCATGTACGACCGTTTCTCAAGAAACATTACCAACGTTTCATGGAAATACTCAGACCACTGCACAAAGAACTTGACCTGCTGATTGTAATACTGCCCGACAAGAATGGCACTCTTTATG GTGATATCAAAAGAATATGTGAGACAGATCTTGGGCTAGTCTCTCAATGTTGTCTTGCAAAGCATGTTTTAAAGATGAAACCACAATATCTTACAAATATTGCCCTTAAAATCAACATGAAG GTGGGGGGAAGAAATACTGTACTTCTTGATGCTGTGGTAGGGAATCTCCCACGTGTTAGTAACACACCAACTATTATATTTGGTGCCGATGTTAGTCATCCTCATCATGGAGAAGGACGCTCTAGTCCTTCTATTGCAGCT GTTGTAGCTTCTCAAGACTGGCCCGAGGTTACCAACTATGCTGGATTAGTCCGGCCGCAAGCCCGTCATGAAGAGATTATACAAGGTCTATTTAACGAAAATGATTGTGGAAGTGGATGTATATCTGGTGGAATGATCAA AGAACACCTCATTTCTTTCATGAGGTCGACTGGACATATACCCCGGAGGATCATATTTTACAG GGATGTTGTCAGCAAAGGACGGCTCAATATGGTTCTTGAGCATGAACTTTCTGCCATTAAAAAG GCATGTGCGTCGCTGGATCCTATTTATAATCCACAAGTTACCATTATTATGGTTCAGAAACAGCACCACACACGTTTGTTCGCTGGTAACTATGGTGTTGGGAGCACAATTTTTCAAAGTGGAAATGTATTGCCAG GTACTGTGGTTGATAAAGAAATATGCCATCCCACTGACTTTGATTTTTACTTGTGTAGCCATGCTGGCACTAAG GGAGTCAGCCGGCCTGTTCGTTATCATGTTCTCTGGGACGAGAACAACTTTACGGCCAACGCTTTGCAAATTCTCACTAACCATCTATGCTATAC GGACGCGAGGTGCACCTCTTCTGTTTCAATTG TGCCTCCTGTTCACTATGCCCATCTTTTGGCATCGCGGGCTCGGCTCTATATTGGGTACAAGGGAAAGCTACCTGATATCAAGGACAATGTGAAAAAACGTGGCATGTTCTTCTGCTAA